A DNA window from Salvelinus sp. IW2-2015 linkage group LG4q.1:29, ASM291031v2, whole genome shotgun sequence contains the following coding sequences:
- the add1 gene encoding alpha-adducin isoform X7 — translation MIQDQLKRGKTPTSLLALQQIADFMTTSIPSMYPAAPQGGMAALSMSLGMVTPVNDLRGSDSISYEKGEKLLRCKLAAFYRLTDLFGWSQLIYNHLTVRVNSDQERFIVVPFGLLYSEVSASSLVKINIQGEIVDRGSTNLGVNQAGFTLHSAIYAARPDVKCIVHVHTPAGAAVSAMKCGLLPISPEALNLGEVAYHDYHGILIDKEENVLIQKNLGPTSKVLILRNHGLVSVGETVEEAFYYIHNLVTACEIQVRTLASAGGPGNLVMLDPAKYKSRPRCSEHVEGSTHPKWLVGEQEFEAYMRMLDNLGYRTGYPYRCPALRDKAKKFGSGVEIAPSATGSSYAEDSDSGARSPLKHSVQRQQRDKTRWLNSGRPEEAYEEGPDGGSPKSKTKWTNEEGMRQAAVANQFVPLNTNPKEVLEMRNKIREQNLKDIKTAGPESQVLCAGSMVDRSFVQGELVTASKAIIEKEYQPRVIINQKGPNPFNKQFDQELEEYRKEVELKQKGPDVQGEGSSTASTQLPSPGPGEGGLSPSTSPQKPALKPKPLCVPEKGLEVSETPSTATPTTTTSFPSRDTLTQSEDGQESPGTSTGSGPKGYGGDSRPESPHKDFHCAVLKALRTANXELAALTLLEAPDALPEPEEEVKGQSQTCTPPSTPVRAEEEPQPEHTYKDESDQATLRQTLPDLSQDNQPSDTPAPTLPAKDPTPAPPATTEGEEPADASAAGNQDCEQDGDEYPSKSPSKKKKTFRTPSFLKKNKKKMEEKEQKAKET, via the exons ATGATTCAGGACCAGCTGAAGAGGGGAAAGACCCCCACCAGCCTGTTGGCCCTGCAGCAGATAGCTGACTTCATGACCACCAGTATCCCCTCCATGTACCCCGCAGCGCCACAGGGAGGCATGGCTGCACTCAGCATGA gtcTGGGTATGGTAACTCCAGTGAATGACCTGCGTGGATCTGACTCGATCTCCtatgagaaaggagagaaactGCTTCGTTGTAAGCTGGCTGCCTTCTACCGTCTGACAGACCTCTTTGGCTGGTCCCAGCTCATCTACAACCACTTAACC GTCAGGGTGAATTCAGATCAGGAGAGGTTCATTGTTGTCCCTTTTGGGCTTCTGTACAGTGAAGTCTCCGCCTCAAGTCTG GTGAAGATTAATATACAAGGGGAGATTGTGGACCGGGGGAGCACCAATCTAGGTGTCAACCAGGCTGGCTTCACTCTCCACTCAGCCATCTACGCGGCCCGGCCAGACGTCAAGTGCATTGTGCACGTCCACACACCGGCAGGAGCTGCA GTGTCGGCCATGAAGTGTGGCCTGTTACCCATCTCTCCAGAGGCCCTGAACCTGGGGGAGGTGGCCTACCATGACTACCACGGCATCCTCATAGACAAAGAGGAGAACGTCCTCATACAGAAGAACCTGGGGCCAACCAGCAAG GTTCTGATCCTGAGAAACCATGGTCTGGTGTCTGTTGGGGAGACTGTGGAGGAAGCCTTCTACTATATCCACAACCTGGTCACTGCATGTGAGATCCAG GTGCGCACCCTAGCCAGTGCTGGAGGACCTGGTAACCTGGTGATGCTGGACCCTGCTAAGTACAAATCCCGGCCACGGTGCTCTGAGCATGTCGAGGGCTCCACACACCCAAAGTGGCTGGTCGGGGAGCAGGAGTTTGAGGCTTACATGAGGATGCTGGATAACCTG ggtTACAGGACAGGCTACCCTTACAGGTGCCCTGCCCTGCGAGACAAAGCTAAAAAGTTCGGCAGCGGCGTAGAGATCGCTCCCTCAGCCACGGGCTCTTCCTATGCCGAGGACAGTGACTCGGGCGCTCGCTCCCCTCTCAAGCACAGCGTTCAGAGGCAGCAGCGTGACAAGACCCGCTGGCTCAACTCGGGCCGGCCGGAAGAGGCCTACGAGGAAGGGCCCGACGGTGGCAGCCCCAAGTCGAAGACTAAG TGGACGAATGAGGAAGGGATGCGACAGGCTGCAGTGGCCAATCAGTTTGTCCCGCTCAACACAAACCCCAAGGAGGTGCTGGAGATGAGGAACAAG ATCCGAGAGCAGAACCTTAAGGACATCAAGACGGCAGGGCCTGAGTCCCAGGTGCTGTGTGCTGGAAGCATGGTGGACCGCTCCTTTGTCCAG GGAGAGCTGGTGACGGCGTCTAAGGCCATCATAGAGAAGGAGTACCAGCCCAGAGTCATCATCAACCAGAAAGGCCCCAACCCCTTCAACAAGCAGTTCGACCAGGAGCTGGAGGAATACCGCAAGGAGGTGGAACTCAAACAGAAAGGACCCGATG TACAGGGTGAAGGGTCCTCCACAGCCAGCACACAGCTTCCTTCACCTGGGCCTGGGGAGGGAGGCCTGTCCCCCTCGACCTCCCCACAGAAGCCTGCACTGAAGCCAAAGCCCCTCTGTGTCCCAGAGAAGGGACTGGAGGTCTCAGAGACCCCCTCCACGGCcacccctaccaccaccacctctttcCCCAGCCGAGACACCCTGACACAGTCGGAGGATGGTCAGGAGAGCCCTGGGACGTCCACAGGGTCGGGGCCCAAGGGCTACGGGGGAGATTCCCGCCCAGAGTCTCCTCACAAGGATTTTCACTGTGCCGTGCTGAAGGCCCTCAGGACCGCCAACARAGAACTGGCTGCCCTCACCCTCCTTGAGGCTCcag ATGCGTTACCGGAGCCTGAGGAAGAGGTGAAGGGTCAGAGTCAGACCTGCACGCCCCCCAGCACCCCTGTCAGAGCAGAGGAAG agccccagccGGAGCACACCTATAAGGACGAGAGTGACCAGGCTACACTGAGACAGACCCTCCCTGACCTGTCCCAAGACAACCAACCCTCCGACACCCCAGCCCCCACCCTCCCCGCCAAAGACCCCACTCCTGCCCCTCCCGCCACCACTGAGGGGGAGGAGCCTGCTGACGCTTCCGCCGCCGGCAACCAAGACTGTGAACAGGACGGTGACGAATATCCCAGCAAATCACCTTCCAAGAAGAAGAAGACGTTCCGCACTCCCTCCTTcctcaagaaaaacaaaaagaagatGGAAGAAAAGGAACAAAAAGCAAAGGAAACCTAG